Proteins from one Rosa chinensis cultivar Old Blush chromosome 7, RchiOBHm-V2, whole genome shotgun sequence genomic window:
- the LOC112179096 gene encoding GDSL esterase/lipase At1g74460, whose protein sequence is MKIKVGVAMLVVTIFAILIDGYSCKVVQFIFGDSLSDVGNNKYLGKSLAQASLPWYGIDFGNGLPNGRFSNGRTVADIIGDKMGLPRPPAYLDPSLTEDMILENGVNYASGGGGILNETGALFIQRLSLYKQIELFEGTQTLIRSKIGKVAADKFFQGARYVVALGSNDFINNYLMPVYSDSWNYNDQSFIDYLMETLKAQLQLLHTLGARQLMVFGLGPMGCIPLQRVLSTSGDCVDRANNLALSFNKAGSKLMDNLNAKLPNSSYRFGDAYDVVNNIIINPSKYGFSNSDSPCCSFGKIRPALTCVPASVLCKDRSKYLFWDEYHPSDSANQFIANELIKKFGFTRVDQGDAPSSAPAIAPSPDQN, encoded by the exons ATGAAGATCAAGGTGGGAGTCGCAATGTTGGTTGTGACCATCTTTGCCATCCTAATCGATGGTTACAGCTGCAAAGTGGTGCAGTTTATATTTGGCGACTCTCTCTCGGATGTTGGAAACAACAAGTACTTGGGCAAGAGCCTGGCCCAAGCAAGCTTGCCCTGGTATGGTATCGATTTTGGTAATGGATTGCCTAATGGGAGGTTCTCTAATGGTCGTACAGTAGCTGATATTATAG GTGATAAAATGGGTCTCCCAAGGCCCCCTGCCTATCTAGACCCATCTTTAACCGAAGACATGATACTCGAAAATGGAGTGAACTATGCTTCTGGAGGAGGTGGAATCTTGAATGAAACTGGTGCCTTATTT ATTCAAAGGCTTTCACTCTACAAGCAAATCGAGCTTTTTGAAGGGACACAAACATTGATAAGGAGCAAAATTGGCAAAGTGGCAGCAGACAAGTTCTTCCAAGGAGCTCGTTACGTGGTTGCTTTAGGCAGCAATGACTTCATCAACAATTACTTGATGCCGGTCTATAGCGATTCCTGGAATTACAACGATCAAAGCTTCATCGACTACTTGATGGAAACACTAAAGGCACAACTTCAG CTATTGCATACTTTAGGGGCAAGGCAGCTGATGGTGTTTGGTTTAGGACCAATGGGTTGTATTCCACTACAGAGGGTTCTAAGTACGTCTGGGGATTGCGTAGACAGAGCAAACAACTTAGCTCTCAGCTTCAACAAAGCTGGAAGCAAGCTAATGGACAATTTGAACGCCAAACTTCCCAACTCCAGCTATAGATTTGGTGATGCTTATGATGTGGTCAATAATATCATCATCAATCCAAGCAAATATG GATTCAGTAACTCAGACTCACCATGCTGCTCATTCGGAAAAATAAGACCGGCTCTAACATGTGTGCCTGCATCAGTACTGTGCAAAGACAGAAGCAAATATCTGTTCTGGGATGAGTACCACCCATCGGATAGCGCTAACCAATTTATTGCTAATGAGCTCATCAAGAAATTCGGTTTCACGCGTGTCGATCAAGGCGATGCTCCTTCCTCAGCACCTGCCATTGCTCCATCACCAGATCAGAATTAA